One part of the Oncorhynchus tshawytscha isolate Ot180627B unplaced genomic scaffold, Otsh_v2.0 Un_contig_19422_pilon_pilon, whole genome shotgun sequence genome encodes these proteins:
- the LOC121843844 gene encoding uncharacterized protein LOC121843844 translates to MLYRSKLLFSYSEATVLFTEATVLFTEATVLFAEVTVLFTEVTVLFTEVTVLFIEVTVLFTEVTVLFTEVTVLFTEVTVLFTEVTVLFTEVTVLFTEVTVLFTEVTVLFTEVTVLFTEVTVLFTEVTVLFTEVTVLFTEVTVLFTEVTVLFTEVTVLFTEGTVLFTEITVLFTLVTVLFTEASVLFTEVTVLFTEVTVLFTEVTVLFTEVTVLFTECTVLFTEVTVLFTVATVLFTERPFLFTEIPFLFTEITVLFTEGYCPLYRGLLSSLWSLLSSLRRLLTSLRRLHEPSFPSCLGLELSFPSCLGPELSFPSYLGLELSFPSCLGLELSFSSCLGLELPFMSGS, encoded by the exons ATGCTCTACAGAAGCA AGTTACTGTTCTCTTATTCGGAGGCTACTGTCCTCTTTACGGAGGCCACTGTTCTCTTTACGGAGGCTACTGTTCTCTTTGCAGAGGTTACTGTCCTCTTTACAGAGGTTACTGTCCTCTTTACAGAGGTTACTGTCCTCTTTATAGAGGTTACTGTCCTCTTTACAGAGGTTACTGTCCTCTTTACAGAGGTTACTGTCCTCTTTACGGAGGTTACTGTCCTCTTTACGGAGGTTACTGTCCTCTTTACGGAGGTTACTGTCCTCTTTACGGAGGTTACTGTCCTCTTTACGGAGGTTACTGTCCTCTTTACGGAGGTTACTGTCCTCTTTACAGAGGTTACTGTCCTCTTTACAGAGGTTACTGTCCTCTTTACAGAGGTTACTGTCCTCTTTACAGAGGTTACTGTCCTCTTTACGGAGGTTACTGTCCTCTTTACGGAGGTTACTGTCCTCTTTACGGAGGGTACTGTCCTCTTTACAGAGATTACTGTCCTCTTTACGTTGGTTACTGTTCTCTTTACAGAGGCTTCTGTTCTCTTTACAGAGGTTACTGTTCTCTTTACGGAGGTTACTGTTCTCTTTACGGAGGTTACTGTTCTCTTTACGGAGGTTACTGTCCTCTTTACGGAGTGTACTGTCCTCTTTACGGAGGTTACTGTCCTCTTTACGGTGGCTACTGTCCTCTTTACAGAGAGACCTTTCCTCTTTACGGAGATACCTTTCCTCTTTACGGAGATTACTGTCCTCTTTACCGAGGGTTACTGTCCTCTTTACCGAGGGTTACTGTCCTCTTTATGGAGTTTACTGTCCTCTTTACGGAGGTTACTGACCTCTTTACGGAGGTTACATGAACCCTCCTTCCCTTCATGTCTGGGTCTTGAACTGTCCTTCCCTTCATGTCTGGGTCCtgaactctccttcccttcatatctgggccttgaactctccttcccttcat GTCTGGGTCTTGAACTCTCCTTCTCTTCATGTCTGGGCCTTGAACTCCCCTTCATGTCTGGGTCTTGA
- the LOC121843846 gene encoding protein-lysine methyltransferase METTL21E-like, with amino-acid sequence MSVSSHCIVFISHQAIVLCYFLDTHRETYNLLDKNVIELGAGTGLVSIVTSLLGAKVTSTDLPEVLSNLQYNVLRNTRGSCRHPPRVTELSWGKELEQHFPQAACHYDYVFAADVVYCHPYLAELLDTFDHLCQDGTEILWAMRFRLDRENQFVERFQTRFRLDELYDLPSLSIKLYRASRKEMGRKTRSGEAA; translated from the exons ATGTCAGTTAGTTCACATTGCATTGTGTTTATTTCCCATCAGGCCATAGTGCTGTGTTACTTCCTGGATACGCACCGCGAGACGTACAACCTGCTGGACAAGAACGTCATCGAGCTGGGCGCCGGGACCGGTCTGGTCTCCATAGTTACAAGCCTTCTAG GTGCCAAGGTGACGTCCACAGACCTGCCGGAGGTGCTGAGTAACCTGCAGTATAACGTACTGCGTAACACCAGGGGTTCCTGTAGACACCCTCCTCGGGTCACTGAGCTGTCCTGGGGGAAGGAGCTGGAACAACACTTCCCTCAGGCTGCCTGTCACTACGACTACGTGTTCGCTGCCGATGTGGTGTACTGCCACCCCTACCTGGCGGAACTCTTGGACACCTTCGATCACCTGTGTCAGGACGGGACGGAGATCCTCTGGGCCATGAGGTTCCGTCTGGACAGAGAGAACCAGTTTGTAGAACGGTTCCAGACCAGGTTCCGTCTGGATGAACTGTACGATCTGCCCAGTCTCAGTATCAAACTGTACCGAGCATCAaggaaggagatggggaggaagacACGGTCTGGAGAGGCAGCTTAA